TATAATCAGTAAATGTTTTTGCCAATTTTGTACCTTCCAATGTAATGCTCTTACTTTGGGGGTGTTGGGTACACTACTGCTCAACAGAAGTGCACTATGGAAGGCCAGAGGAGCAGATCAGATAAGGTATTGTTTGCTCAACACAGGTGTAGCCCTTTGTAACCTTTCTCATATCTTTCTTCTGTTACAGGTTTAAAAGTAACGGTGGAAAACTAATAGCAAGAAAAGTTGATGATGTTTGGCAGCTACATGGCACATATGATATAATCGTGAACTGCACAGGCATAGGATCAAGAGAACTAACTGGTGATATATTATTGTATCCTGTTAAAGGCCAAGTTCTGGAGGTCCACGCACCCTGGATAAAACACTTTATTAGAGATGGAGATGGGAACACCTATATATACCCAGGAACAAATAACACAACTCTTGGTGGAACGAGACAGAAACATGACTGGAGCCTCTTACCTGATTCTAAAATCAGAAAAGAAATCCTGGATCGGTGTAGTGAACTAGAACCATCTCTTCAGGGTGTTGGCGTGATTCGCGAGATGGTCGGCTTAAGGCCAGTACGTGCAGCAGTGAGACTTGAGAAAGAGGTGCTTTTTAAGAAAGGACAAAAACTTCACATGGTGCACAATTATGGCCATGGTGCCAGTGGatattctgtgcatattggaacTGCCAAAAGAGCCACCAAACTGGTTGAAGAATTAATTCCATTGATAGGCAGCTATATTGCAAAGTCAAAACTATAAGTTCTTGACTTTAAAGATGATCATGATTAGTATATTtctccattaaccccttcaggacggagtcattagtacacgttctgatcaaaacaaaacgtaaacaaaaactggaatttgcgctatatgtctgttcacccgaaattcccctctttcatattatatgcacccacacttattatatatcattttgttcaggagaaacagggctttcatttcatatcaaatatgttTACCATTACTGTGCAATGTATACAACGTAATTTTCCATGTTGTTTTTTCCCACTGTGCTTTATTGTACAAACTGTGAATTGACCACCCTGTCTTTTGTCACGGTCATTTGATATGCATGacttgataaataaaaaaaattagatatgaaacataatttattataaataaataaaaaaactgtgagaaattttaaattttttaaaaaaatttgtagttccgcctcacattttagctgtaaatgttatAATGCTGTTAGGTTTtattgcaaaaaaatgcacatatttgtaataagcgatgtctcacgagtacaacagtaccccccattaacaggttttatggtgttttggaaagttacagggtcaaatatagaacattccattttcaaattgaaagttgccagattagtaatgttacctttgagacggtgtggtagcccaggaatgagaattacccccataatggcataccatttgaaaaagtagacaagccaaggtattgaaagtggggtatgtttagtcttttttagtagccacttagtcacaaacactggccaaagttagcattcatatttgtttttgtgtgaaaaaagcaaaaaactaatatttggccagtgtttgtgactaagtggctactaagaaagactggacataccccacttgcaatacctcgggttgtctacttttgcaaatgtaaCAAAAAGGGgaattagcgctgttcacctttttgttatatttgtcCACTTCTCACAAggttgagggaacaccttgttggtgaactgcagctCACTTTcaagaagagagcgcttatttctgtattttttatttgatacttttgcaaatggtatgccatcatgggggtaattctcatgcctgggctaccatacactctcaaaggcaacataaccaatctggcaaatttcaatgtcaaaaaaatgaaatgcttgCCTTCAAGAGACATTTTCATGTATTTACGTGTCAAACATATCTTGACATCACAATCGATAGGATTCATTGATCCACTGTCACTTAGCAATATAGGTGCACAATGTTACCATGCCAAATTGAGTCGTCCTTCTTGCAAATTTCTTTCCCTCTGTTATCTGCTGTTGTCTGCTAGCCACGACTCCCCCAAACTACCTTATATGAAACAGTGGGAGACATCGTTGGGGATTTCCCCAACACTCTTAGAATGGGAACAAGCCATTACGTACACTAAAAAATCCTCGAATTGTGTCACACTATGGGAAGCCTACTTTAAAGTATTAATGAGATGGTACTTGGTTCCAACCAGGATTCACAAAATATACCCCCTATCTCCCCCAACCTGCTGGCGCTGCAATACTGACTTAGGCTCCATAGAACATATATTTTGGCATTGCCCAAACTTGCAACACTTTTGGAAGGCCATACAAACAACCATTCAGGCACTAAGTAGGATCACTCTTCCGCTATCTCCGGAAATTTATCTACTCCATATTATTCCAAATCTACGTGACATACCGTCCAGAGATGCAGTGTTAAACATACTAGTGGCTGCAAAAATTAGCGTCCCATTGGAAAGAAGCTATATCTCCCTCATTGAAGGATGTTCTACACAGGGTGCAGGATATATATCACCATGAACACGAGTGGGCGAAAGGGGGTAATAACTCACGCTTTTCGAATACATGGAAAAATTGGGAGTCTTTTATAGATTCTCAGGCTTCACTGTAATTGCGATGCACTAGCGGCATGTTATCCTCTAGTTCTTCACAATCTTACTTTAGGCTTACTTTACTATACTTTGCTCTATTATTCTCCCATGCCTTTTTAAGCCCATACACAACAATTATACAGATGACTATGTTCTACTCTAATGTAGCGCAACATATCACATGTTAAGCTGTGACCACCGCTCACTCCCaccctccatccctcccctttTCTGTTATTAtggttattttatgtatttttttttatgctattGATTATAATATGTTCTTATCCATGATTAGTATATGGTGCACAGCTACTTAATACAGCAGCAGGAGAGTGTGGGCTGTTCTGGCCACAATCCTACTCATGGGAATCTCGAGATCATAGTTCACAACCTGGTTTAAATCTCTATAGCTCCACAATACCAATCAGCTGGTAGATCACCTTGTTTATAAGTGTCCCAGAGATATATCCACAGTTGATTTTCATTCTTTTAAATTTTGCATTAATACTCGCTCTCCTGCTGCTGTGTAATGTGTACTAGATACGTACGTCATGCAAATATTTATGATGTAGAAGTGGAAGGCGGTTTTGAGCAGATATGTCTACAATATTGTGCCAATTGTCTAGCTTTCAAGGTTATATTGATGGCAATACTTCTACATGAGTAtccttatatatatttaatgcttTAGACGGATTATGCACCCATGTAGTTGTGTAAATGTATAAAGTCATGTACTTGCGTTCTGAAACAGTACTGATACTGCACATGCTATCACCATATACTGTGTATTACTTTGTACTACTCTGAACAATATTGTACTGCATTGTATGTTAAGTTGACTCTGTATTGTTactttttataaaacaataaaaatctatatattgaaaaaaaaaaaaatgaaatgcaagccttatatgtgactctctaactttccaaaacaccataaaacctgtacatggggggtactgttattctcgtgaGACTtcgctaaatacaaatattagtgttttaaaacagtaaaacatattacaacaataatatagtccataaaagtgccattcgtttgtaaaaaattcaaaaaacttcacttttgcttaaaatatcatcgttgtaatacaatttaccagtttgaaacactaatatttcagtTCATCGAAGTCTCCccggtaaaacagtaccccctatgtacaggttttatggtgtcttggagagttacagggtcaaatatagtgcttgcaaattaaattctctgcactttctccctgtgatgtcaggcatgtcaatcaaattttaattaataaaatcacataattatgttaaaagattatttaaatatacacgttgaattttaatatatatacatttataggtatttaaattctacgtgtatactaatgtaatcttttatgtaattatatgtatttacagttgcaagaaaaaatatgtgaaccctttggaatgatatggatttctgcacaaattggtcataaaatatgatctgatcatcatctaagtcacaacaatagacaatcacagtctgcttaaactagcagcacacaaagaattaaatgttgccatgtttttattgaacacaccatgtaaacattcacagtgcaggtgggaaaCGTATgtaaacccctagactaatgacatctccaagagctaattggagtgagatgtcagccaactggagtccaatcaatgagatgagattggaggtgttggttacagctgccctattaaaaacacacaccagttctgggtttgcttttcacaagaagcattgcctgatgtgaatgatgcctcgcacaaaagagctctcagaagacctacgattaagaattgttgacttgcataaagctggaaagggttataaaagtatccccaaaagccttgctgttcatcagtccacggtaagacaaattgtctataaatggagaaagttcagaactgctgctactctccctaggagtggccgtcctgtaaatatgactgcaagagcacagcgcagactgctcaataagGTGAAGAAatatcctagagtgtcagctaaagacttacaaaagtcactggtaaatgctaacatccctgttagcgaatctacaatacgtaaaacactaaacaagaatggatttcatgggaggataccacagaggaagccactgctgtccaaacaaaacattgctgcacgtttacagtttgcacaagagcacctggatgttccacagcagtactggcaaaatattctgtggacagatgaaaccaaagttgagttgtttggaagaaacacacaacactatgtgtggcgaaaaagaggcacagcacaccaacatcaaaacctcatcccaactgtgaagtatggtggtgggggcatcatggtttagggctgctttgctgcgtcagggcctggacggattgctatcatcgaaggaaaaatgaattcccaagtttatcaagacattttgcaggagaacatctgtctaccagctgaagctcaacagaagatgggtgttgcaacaggacaatgacccaaagcatagaagtaaatcaacaacagattggcttaaacagaagaaaatacgccttctgaagtggcccagtcggagtcctgacctcaacccaatttagatgctgtggcatgacctcaagaaagcgattcacaccagacatcccaagaatattgctgaactgaaacagttctgtaaagaggaatggtcaagaattactcctgaccgttgtgcacgtctgatctgcaactacaggaaacgtttggttgaagttattgctgccaaaggaggttcaaccaaatattaaatccaagggttcacatactttttccacctgcactgtgaatgtttacatggtgtgttcaataaaaacatggaaacatttcattctttgtgtgttattagtttaagcagactgtgattgtctattgttgtgacttagatgatgatcagatcatattttatgaccaatttgtgcagaaatccatatcattcacatactttttcttgcaactgtatctatatatatatatatatatatatatttgcggttatttgtattttatatatagatagatatatatagaatgtcattctaagtgtattttgttaccaatatatatatattaataacaaaatacagttagaatgaaattacatatgaatatataatttatattaaattttgtttcaatattttatttatttatttaattattttatttatttattattgtacttatacgtgtaaatataatatatgtgtatatatctattatatatataatatatatacatattatatatatgtaacgtcattctaagtgtattttaatattaatatatatattaatattaaaatacactttgtatgacgttacatatatagaatatgtatatatataatatatattcatatattatatatataaaaatacttttaatttaattttacacttgtctaatattatttttttacactacctaccagcagggggactttctgatattttagacagtcttcctgctggcagatccacagatGTGATCGCCTGATTTGCCCTTTAAAGCcgagacggcatagaacgccgtaacggcgttaaggggttaaaattcaacAAGGCTGAGACACCCACATGGTGCAAATGGTGGATGGGATGCTAACATGGCATGGCTTGAGTTACAAGctagttgtttgttttttcactttGTGTATATtcttgtaatgccttaactatggtatcctcttacttcctggttccacggagcctagccacacccctgtatgacacggtctgcctatttaatctgactgcaccagctgatcaaggctggattattgaactacgttccttactcacaacccggctacaacttcgttgtgacagCCTCtactaccagaccggactgaaagactctgcaaaagttcccttcacctctcctcatccacgactaaagattaaacactcttcatccgcctctgaggagatctcgggaaccagtgttctatgtgccggaagctaagtaaaaccaatgtgataagcgttgcatctaaaagctgttattacctgtctccaaagtccttcggtaaaaacaatcccgttacagctaacttcaactcatactgcatatcagttatctgcatctgtcttgcttcagttaaagtatggaacagctattgtaattacttatcacctaaaccgttaactctactaagagactctttattaattcagtgtctgcaatttactatcgtttactccttaaagctacagtgcttataattgtggacttcagttatcgtttactccttaaagctacagtgcctataattgtggacttcagttatcgtttactacttaaagctacagtgcctgtaattgtggacttcagttatcgtttactacttaaagctacagtgcctgtaactgtggacttcagttatcatttactacttaaagctacagtgcctgtaattgtggacttcagttatcgtttactacttaaagctacagtacctgtaaattggaattaaagtctttaccttttactttttataataaatattcaaactatacgaaatctgcagttgtgttccttcataacaaatgtttagacgtgacagaataatccagccattgtaatggatccagcagatttcgattctactataactacgctgaatcaaagagttgatacactagcccaaggtgtgcaagacctgcaagttactaacgaaagaattctcacttatgtcagagatctacaaactcatactcctcatactgttctgcactcggctagcgatcctgctgtatgtaaccctgaaaaattccatggtgatcgttccaaatataaggagtttttttattcctgcaaattattgattgctttaaaacctagatcttatcccacagaaagatctaaggtttattcAATTATCtcgtttctgagaggtgaacctatgtcctgggcccatacctttttggacaatgatgaccccatcttagattcactggaggaattccttaaagccatgtctcttctttatgaagatccatacaaacaaaatactgctgaattaacaattagaaccttgttacaaaaccatagacccgttgaagattatattgctgaatttaaaagatgggcagtagaaacgcaatggaatgacatcgcattgcgcaaccagtttcgaatcggcttatctgaagctgtaaaagatgaactatccagaatagaactccctactactttgaatgctctgattcatctatcgatcaacattgacagaaggcttagagaaagaaagaccgaaaaggctctctcaacttcaactgggaaaaaatcatttcatcctccaaggcctcctgacaacccatccgaaccaatcgaacctatggaaatagggataataagaagtcccctcactcctgaagagaaaaatcgaagacgtacattaaacctctgcatgtattgtgcctctcaagttcatttagtctctgattgtccttcattgaaacggataaaaggcagtaggcagtctcatgcctcttccatcctaagtgtacttccctctacagcaaatactcaaatgtcccctatcgttcttgtattacagtgggacaataaaagaattatgactgaagctatcatcgattctggtgcaaatggagtattcatcgactcagcctttgtaaccaagaataaaattccttgtgttcgtaaaagaacttctgtacctgttaaagtgattgacgggtccctcatttcatcgggaccaatacttaatgaatccatccctctaaaagtaaccatcaatcatactcatactgaaagtcttatatttgatgttgtctcatcaccattttttcctattatattagggatcaactggttaaggaaccacaaccctcaaatctcatggtttcccttctctcttgcctttaattccgattattgcaagaaaacatgcttgcaacgtattccaattcttcagtctactaaagaaccagctaaaacctcatgttgttctgacaccgaactggagtttcctcctcctacagtcattggaatcttatcttctcttattgacgacattaaagatctcagtgaagatgctcttgaacttcctaaatcaatgaaattatccaagaaaaacagtctctactattttaaagaccggatttatgtacctccctctttcagaattaaagtacttgaatttattcatgattctcctctggcaggtcatccaggtatgaaaaagacccttgaactgtttaagagatactattggtggcctcgtcaagaccgaactattgaatcttatgtcaaatcttgttctatatgccaaagctccaaacatgtccatcatcgaccattcggtcaattactgaaattaccgattcctgaacagccttggcaatccatttctatggacttcttggtggaacaaccttcaccctcttatgaaatcggtgatcttgtctggctttcctcaaagaacatctctacaaaccgtccatcaaagaagttaagttccctttttcttggtccttttccaataatatcggttatcaaccgtaatgttgttaaattgaaacttccacctactttaaagctacatcctgtttttcatgtgtccttgctgaagcctcatcatcctgaccctttccaaagaaatgtcactacttctcctgatcccatattggtccagggtgaagaagaatacgaaattcaaagtatactggattcaaggatccatcgtggctccttacaatacctcatcagatggaaaggatatggtgttgatgaagatacatgggaaaactcctctgttgttcatgctactaaattgatttccaaatttcacaagcataacccttctaagccaaatcaatagcacccagaggttgctcattagagagggggtactgtaatgccttaactatggtatcctcttacttcctggtccaacggagcctagccacacccctgtatgacacggtctgcctatttaatctgactgcaccagctgatcaaggctggattattgaactacgttccttactcacaacccggctacaacttcgttgtgacagCCTCtactaccagaccggactgaaagactctgcaaaagttcccttcacctctcctcatccacgactaaagattaaacactcttcatccgcctctgaggagatctcgggaaccagtgttctatgtgccggaagctaagtaaaaccaatgtgataagcggtgcatctaaaagctgttattacctgtctccaaagtccttcggtaaaaacaatcccgttacagctaacttcaactcatactgcatatcagttatctgcatctgtcttgcttcagttaaagtatggaacagctattgtaattacttatcacctaaaccgttaactctactaagagactctttattaattcagtgtctgcaatttactatcgtttactccttaaagctacagtgcttataattgtggacttcagttatcgtttactccttaaagctacagtgcctataattgtggacttcagttatcgtttactacttaaagctacagtgcctgtaattgtggacttcagttatcgtttactacttaaagctacagtgcctgtaactgtggacttcagttatcatttactacttaaagctacagtgcctgtaattgtggacttcagttatcgtttactacttaaagctacagtacctgtaaattggaattaaagtctttaccttttactttttataataaatattcaaactatacgaaatctgcagttgtgttccttcataacaaatgtttagacgtgacaattCTACTCTCTGACCTccagcaaataataataataatagaagatGTAAGTGTTTTTTCTAGttgatatttatataaatatactatTAGGGGGCTGTTAAAAaggtaaaaagtgtttttttttatccacccTTCATCATTCACATTATATCAATGTTCCAAAGGCTGCAAAGAGACAttcgtctatcaagttcagcctttctcacacctgtttttgctgttgattctaaagaaggcaaaaaacaaaaacacataaaaaacagtttaaagtgccttccaattttgcaacaaactaggaaatacaTATTTATCGACCCTAATATGGCAGTCATATctctctttggatcaagaagctattactccacaaattagaaatgatatccatgaatattatgtttttgtaagtattaatCCATTTGCTGTTTAAGCATCTGTACAAACTCTGATAGcatcacctcttcaggcagagaattcaatacccttattgttcttactataaAAACTATTCGCTTTGCCTTACACTAAATCTCGTTACTTCCATTCTCATTTGTTTTTAATCATTTGACATGTTTGGAACTTAATAAAGAACacttgtttttttcttaaagaaGTTTAGATATGTTTATATATTGCTAATTTTGCAATAATAACTGCACAGCGTTTCTGTACTCTGCAAagataactgtattttgataagtCAATTGATATAAACCATCATCACACATTTCACAGTGGGCCaagctatcttttttttttttttttaaatatgctcgTTTGAACATACACAATTTCGTACAAACCATTTCGATTATG
This region of Pelobates fuscus isolate aPelFus1 chromosome 2, aPelFus1.pri, whole genome shotgun sequence genomic DNA includes:
- the DDO gene encoding D-aspartate oxidase, which codes for MEKARVAVIGGGLVGLSTAVCISESLPQCSVTVISENFSPNTTGDVAAGCLIPHTFPETPLQEQKYWFRETFDYLFNIANSGEATEAGVSFLSGWQVYKKLPKEAFPFWWDVVLGFRMMTENELGKFPRHTFGQTFTTLKCQSTLYLPWMEKRFKSNGGKLIARKVDDVWQLHGTYDIIVNCTGIGSRELTGDILLYPVKGQVLEVHAPWIKHFIRDGDGNTYIYPGTNNTTLGGTRQKHDWSLLPDSKIRKEILDRCSELEPSLQGVGVIREMVGLRPVRAAVRLEKEVLFKKGQKLHMVHNYGHGASGYSVHIGTAKRATKLVEELIPLIGSYIAKSKL